From one Lycium ferocissimum isolate CSIRO_LF1 chromosome 7, AGI_CSIRO_Lferr_CH_V1, whole genome shotgun sequence genomic stretch:
- the LOC132062392 gene encoding uncharacterized protein LOC132062392: MANNELPIYNVFADESEAGEDFASAIIHSRMTATTIKFNNSLYHMLKQEEYFQNALEKLENGSQSCPETLLLHGKRWSKCFSGSGILPVKELKFVIIFTSSNNVIGEQLFEAWERYKEYLDRSPNHGFPDQILKEKFYRGLDPMTQAIANNAAGGCFLNKSFANITNILDQLTTHSQAWNSSKSDGLSLGTLLIQNIRLDEREAKKVNVCEDISGVPPGIYQCHEGPYQEGPPQPVEDVQHADYVAKGDGAYNNNQGNFNNNQGNYNNNYGGANQGRYNNNNGNYGNRSSNPYIPPKGQSNDQGSSRLESMLEKQMRDLSREQHPARKGGLPSDTIPNPKNGSGVECTFAISMRSGKILQSADKKVVDLDPVIEEEEVHSDVPIVDDEVHIEEKAADIPDVTADTRKQTIKGALRPLTQMYKAKPPFLRDAVKEMPGFAKFLKDPLRRKGLFNMSLIIASTTVQKKGDPGAFTIPCNIGLHAFARALCDNGVSINLMPLAIFKQFGLGIPRLTSMRLQMADKSIKKPVGVIDDVLVEVGKFMLPADFVILDCAIDKDIFIILGRPFLATGRALIDSEKNEIKFRVNDEEVTFQESKGMKLPSAYESISIIDSFDGIDDAIDHKMEEESLGEALATVLLDLDLANRTTSPVKPFIFEPPKLELKQLPSHLRYEFLGPNKTLPVIVLALLTEEQIERLVKILH, from the exons ATGGCTAACAACGAACTTCCAATCTATAATGTTTTTGCTGATGAGTCAGAAGCAGGGGAAGACTTTGCATCTGCAATAATTCATTCGAGGATGACTGCTACTACTATTAAGTTTAATAATTCCCTCTATCATATGCTCAAACAAGAGGAATACTTTCAGAATGCA CTGGAGAAGCTAGAAAATGGTTCACAAAGCTGCCCCGAAACTCTATTGCTACATGGGAAGAGATGGTCAAAGTGTTTCTCAGGAAGTGGTATCCTCCCAGTAAAAGAGCTAAAATTCGTGATCATATTTACAAGTTCAAACAACGTAATAGGGGAACAACTTTTTGAAGCTTGGGAGAggtacaaagaatatttggatagGAGTCCAAACCATGGTTTCCCAGATCAGATTCTGAAAGAGAAGTTCTACAGAGGGTTGGATCCTATGACCCAAGCTATAGCCAATAATGCTGCTGGCGGGTGTTTTTTGAATAAGTCTTTTGCTAATATTACTAATATACTTGATCAATTGACTACACACAGTCAAGCATGGAACTCGAGTAAGTCTGATGGGTTATCACTTGGGACACTATTGATCCAAAATATA AGATTGGATGAGAGAGAAGCGAAGAAGGTGAACGTTTGTGAAGATATCTCAGGCGTGCCGCCTGGAATATACCAATGCCACGAGGGTCCATATCAAGAGGGTCCTCCACAACCAGTTGAGGATGTTCAACATGCAGACTATGTAGCGAAAGGGGAT GGTGCAtataacaacaaccaagggaacttcaacaacaaccaagggaACTACAATAACAACTATGGTGGAGCAAACCAAGgtagatacaacaacaacaatggtaACTACGGAAACAGAAGTTCCAACCCCTACATTCCACCAAAAGGGCAGTCTAATGATCAAGGTAGTTCGAGGTTGGAGTCAATGCTTGAAAAA CAGATGCGTGATCTTTCTCGAGAACAGCATCCTGCTAGAAAAGGAGGACTTCCTAGTGATACTATTCCAAACCCGAAGAATGGTAGTGGTGTGGAATGTACTTTTGCTATTAGCATGAGGAGCGGTAAAATACTTCAAAGTGCTGACAAGAAGGTGGTTGATCTAGATCCGGttattgaggaagaagaggTGCATTCTGATGTACCTATAGTAGATGATGAGGTCCATATTGAAGAGAAAGCTGCTGATATTCCAGATGTTACTGCTGATACTAGGAAACAAACGATAAAAGGGGCTCTTCGCCCTTTGACTCAGATGTACAAAGCAAAACCTcctttcctcagag ATGCTGTCAAAGAGATGCCCGGATTTGCTAAGTTTTTGAAAGACCCTTTACGAAGAAAAGGTCTATTCAACATGAGTTTGATTATTGCTTCCACCACAGTTCAGAAGAAGGGAGATCCAGGGGCGTTTACCATTCCGTGTAATATTGGGCTTCATGCATTCGCTCGTGctctgtgtgataatggggTGAGTATCAATCTAATGCCCCTTGCTATTTTTAAGCAATTCGGATTGGGAATACCTAGACTGACTTCTATGCGATTACAAATGGCGGACAAATCTATCAAGAAGCCAGTTGGGGTTATAGATGATGTGTTGGTAGAAGTAGGTAAGTTCATGTTGCCTGCTGATTTCGTTATTTTGGATTGTGCAATTGATAAAGATATTTTCATCATCTTGGGAAGACCCTTCCTTGCTACGGGTAGAGCACTTATAGActctgaaaagaatgaaatcaagttccgaGTGAATGATGAAGAAGTGACTTTCCAAGAAAGCAAGGGGATGAAGCTGCCAAGTGCTTATGAGAGTATCTCAATTATTGACTCGTTTGATGGGATTGATGATGCTATCGATcataaaatggaagaagaaagtctgGGAGAGGCTCTTGCGACAGTTCTG CTTGATCTTGACCTTGCAAACAGAACTACTTCACCAGTTAAGCCTTTTATTTTTGAGCCACCAAAGCTTGAGCTTAAGCAGCTCCCATCACACTTGAggtatgagttccttggtccgAATAAGACATTGCCAGTGATTGTTTTAGCATTACTGACTGAGGAACAGATTGAGCGATTAGTGAAGATTTTGCACTAG